The window CGATGCAACATTACCCTTGATTAATTTATCtgtaactcgtgactcgtggCTTAACCCGAAACTTGCttcaaatcgtgaatgaatcgtgaatgaattCAGGGttgtgaatcttgaatggGGACAGGGTCCCCAGGCTATGCGGTGCGAGTGCAACGATACCGTCTGAGGATCGCTTTACCAGCATACCAAGCGATCAAGATAGCAGCAAAACCTCCGACAATGCAAGCGCCAATGATACCCGAGGCGTCGTTGGCCTGCTGCCAGAAGAGCCACCATCGGCCTTCAAGGCCGCCGTCGTGGGTCTCGTcctgctttgctgctgcgcgtgCGCATCGATCACAGTTCTCGCCGATGAGTCCCATGAGCGTGATGATGGAAATGGCGAATGCCAGCAAGATCGAGAGCAGAGTGAGGAGATGGGACAACGTGGAAGAGGTACCGCGATCCGAGTGAGCCAGATCGGCATTCAAACCAGCATCGCCTGCATCATCACTGTCCTGCTTGCCATAGCCGGGCGTATCAATCTTGttgtcttgctcgtctgcAGCCGAAGGTAGGCTCGAGTCTTGCAGCGAGCGGTGCTTTGAAACAGGCGCTGAAGCATCCTCCAAGAAGCGCAGCCGCCCAAGCCAAGCGAACCTCGTTGCAGTGCTGCCGTCGGCGGCTTTGTTCGCAGGTGCAAGGAGCTCACCAGGGGCGTAGGCATTGATCATGAGCACCGAGTCGAGACTGTCGACCAGAGTCATTCCGGCGGTGAagaggagagcgagcaggATAATAGTGGCATCGGAACGAGTGGTGGCGTTGTCAGGCAAGATGGCCTGGTCCGACTCGAGCGAGGTGTCTTGCACCTGCGTGTTGGTTGCACCTGCAATGCCGAGAAGGGCAATGGACGAAGCTGTATCGAATCCAAGTCCAAAGAGAATACCGACTGGATACAACTTGTACGGACGGTCGACGAGTCGGAAGAGTGGATACGCGAGTCGTGTAAAGATGCCCTTGAATCGATGGTCTTGGACTTGATCCGGCTGATCAGCTTGCTTGTTGGCAGCTTCGGTGTCAGACACGGTTTTGTCAAGATCCTGTACCTGACGAGCTTCGTGCTGCTCGCGAGACTGAGCTCGATACCTGCGAGTGGCTTTGATGCTTTGAAAGAGCAATATCGAGTTGATAATGGCAAACAGAAATAGCGTGGAACCAGAAACGGCAGCACCGACAATGCCGCCTACTGAGCTGATCTTGCCGAGACGATCAACAATGCCAAGACTGATAGCGATGGCACAGATGACGGCAATGACGATGGTCGAATGGCCTAGCGAGAACCAAAGACCGCATGTCACCGGTCTGCGTGGTCTCACCGTCCTAGCTTCCGGACTTCCGGTAGAATAGCTGAGAGAGACGATACGACGAGTGGCGTTGTCGATGACAGAGATGTGATCCGCGTCGAGTGCATGACGAAGGC of the Mycosarcoma maydis chromosome 2, whole genome shotgun sequence genome contains:
- a CDS encoding uncharacterized protein (related to high-affinity nickel transport protein nic1); this translates as MWRWRPSKRPTLLLRCILLIAAEIAVNALLWVVAAIVFRHRTRFLTLSLLAWTLGLRHALDADHISVIDNATRRIVSLSYSTGSPEARTVRPRRPVTCGLWFSLGHSTIVIAVICAIAISLGIVDRLGKISSVGGIVGAAVSGSTLFLFAIINSILLFQSIKATRRYRAQSREQHEARQVQDLDKTVSDTEAANKQADQPDQVQDHRFKGIFTRLAYPLFRLVDRPYKLYPVGILFGLGFDTASSIALLGIAGATNTQVQDTSLESDQAILPDNATTRSDATIILLALLFTAGMTLVDSLDSVLMINAYAPGELLAPANKAADGSTATRFAWLGRLRFLEDASAPVSKHRSLQDSSLPSAADEQDNKIDTPGYGKQDSDDAGDAGLNADLAHSDRGTSSTLSHLLTLLSILLAFAISIITLMGLIGENCDRCARAAAKQDETHDGGLEGRWWLFWQQANDASGIIGACIVGGFAAILIAWYAGKAILRRYRCTRTA